One Cryptomeria japonica chromosome 9, Sugi_1.0, whole genome shotgun sequence genomic window carries:
- the LOC131045285 gene encoding nuclear speckle RNA-binding protein A translates to MSRFGGEIDASFSGMASSFKRPRTDYEYAGVELGLNDYYREIPSQEYVTRDRILPALYLPPDASSTLFVKGLPTDCSRREVAHIFRPFRGFKDVRLVSKDFPRGDTLVFCFVEFESPTFAATAMEALQGYKLDGNDRNSPVLEVEFGRSSSGERGRRGMRRRSDSPPFYRRR, encoded by the coding sequence atgagCAGGTTTGGAGGCGAAATCGATGCCAGCTTCTCGGGCATGGCTTCGTCATTCAAGCGCCCTCGTACAGACTACGAATACGCAGGGGTAGAGCTAGGTTTGAACGACTATTACAGAGAAATACCTTCTCAGGAGTACGTGACCAGAGATCGAATCCTTCCAGCTCTTTACCTTCCACCAGACGCTTCCAGCACGCTGTTCGTCAAGGGTTTGCCCACCGACTGTTCGCGCAGAGAGGTGGCTCACATTTTTCGGCCTTTCCGGGGCTTCAAAGATGTGAGGCTCGTCAGCAAGGATTTTCCCaggggtgatactcttgtgttttgctttgtggAGTTTGAAAGTCCGACCTTTGCTGCTACTGCAATGGAGGCTCTGCAGGGTTATAAGCTTGACGGAAATGATCGAAATTCACCGGTTCTAGAAGTAGAGTTCGGGAGGAGTAGTTCTGGCGAGAGAGGAAGAAGGGGCATGAGAAGGCGCTCGGATTCTCCGCCTTTCTATCGACGCCGGTGA